A stretch of Gemmatimonas aurantiaca T-27 DNA encodes these proteins:
- a CDS encoding 30S ribosomal protein S1, translated as MSIELSAELAAEIAEAAEAMDNGDAPAYGKLTAREKRDLQKSQLRPLANRRPELYEEDEFTSDEYERMLELYNGTLASIEEGEIVKAHVLEIRENLVVLDIGFKSEGTIPLEEFKDMPDLKAGDEVEVLLEHLEDQEGSVVLSKKKADFMRVWERIRVAYESDQPVEGTLVKKIKGGVVVDLMGVDAFLPGSQIALRRVPNIDELLGQKYEFKIIKLNKRRRNIVVSRRVILETERAGKREKLMKELAKDQVRKGVVKNITDFGAFIDLGGVDGLLHITDMSWGRISHPSEMVQIGMELEIKVLDIDWERERISLGLKQLQSYPWKDVAAKYPVGTRVSGKVVSITNYGAFIELEPGIEGLVHISEMSWTRNVRHPSKIVSIGEAIEAVVLKVDETEEKISLGMKQTEQDPWVILPLKYPVGTRINGKVRNLTSFGAFVEIEPGIDGLIHISDMSWTKRVQHPSEVVKKGDAVDVVILNIDSENKRISLGLKQAEEDPWLRIGETYPVGTELPGKVVRLMDKGVVVDLGNDIEGFVPVSQLNPEGTVTNPADFTYEAMNFVMRVLEVDPIHRRIVLAVTSIPEEQPPKPAEPSKVHSSEDELGL; from the coding sequence ATGAGCATCGAACTGAGCGCTGAGCTCGCCGCTGAAATCGCTGAAGCCGCAGAAGCCATGGACAATGGTGATGCGCCGGCCTACGGCAAGCTGACCGCGCGCGAAAAGCGCGACCTGCAGAAGAGTCAGCTCCGCCCCCTCGCGAATCGCCGCCCCGAACTGTACGAAGAGGACGAGTTCACGTCCGACGAGTACGAGCGGATGCTGGAGCTGTACAACGGCACCCTGGCGTCGATCGAAGAAGGTGAGATCGTCAAGGCGCACGTGCTTGAAATCCGCGAGAACCTCGTCGTGCTGGATATCGGATTCAAGTCCGAAGGCACGATCCCGCTCGAAGAATTCAAGGACATGCCCGACCTCAAGGCGGGCGATGAAGTCGAAGTCCTGCTTGAGCACCTCGAAGACCAGGAAGGCTCGGTCGTCCTCTCCAAGAAGAAGGCCGACTTCATGCGGGTGTGGGAACGCATCCGTGTGGCCTACGAGAGCGATCAGCCGGTCGAAGGCACGCTCGTCAAGAAGATCAAGGGTGGCGTGGTCGTCGACCTCATGGGCGTCGACGCGTTCCTCCCGGGCTCGCAGATCGCGCTGCGTCGCGTGCCCAACATCGACGAGCTCCTCGGCCAGAAGTACGAGTTCAAGATCATCAAGCTCAACAAGCGTCGCCGCAACATCGTGGTGTCTCGTCGCGTGATCCTCGAGACCGAACGCGCGGGCAAGCGCGAGAAGCTCATGAAGGAGCTCGCGAAGGATCAGGTGCGGAAGGGCGTCGTCAAGAACATCACCGACTTCGGTGCATTCATCGATCTCGGTGGCGTCGACGGCCTGCTCCACATCACCGACATGTCGTGGGGCCGCATCTCGCATCCGAGCGAGATGGTGCAGATCGGCATGGAGCTCGAGATCAAGGTGCTGGACATCGATTGGGAGCGCGAGCGCATCTCGCTCGGCCTCAAGCAGCTCCAGAGCTACCCGTGGAAGGATGTGGCGGCCAAGTACCCCGTGGGCACGCGTGTCTCGGGTAAGGTCGTCTCCATCACGAACTACGGCGCGTTCATCGAGCTCGAGCCGGGCATCGAAGGCCTCGTGCACATCTCCGAGATGAGCTGGACGCGCAACGTCCGCCACCCGTCGAAGATCGTCAGCATTGGCGAAGCGATCGAAGCGGTGGTGCTCAAGGTCGACGAGACGGAAGAGAAGATCTCGCTGGGTATGAAGCAGACCGAGCAGGATCCGTGGGTCATCCTGCCGCTCAAGTACCCGGTCGGCACGCGCATCAATGGCAAGGTCCGCAACCTGACCTCGTTCGGCGCCTTCGTCGAAATCGAGCCGGGCATCGACGGCCTGATTCACATCTCCGATATGTCCTGGACGAAGCGTGTCCAGCATCCGTCGGAAGTCGTGAAGAAGGGCGACGCAGTGGACGTGGTCATCCTCAACATCGACAGCGAAAACAAGCGTATCTCGCTCGGTCTCAAGCAGGCCGAGGAAGATCCGTGGCTTCGCATCGGTGAGACGTATCCGGTGGGCACCGAACTCCCGGGCAAGGTTGTGCGCCTGATGGACAAGGGCGTGGTCGTCGATCTCGGCAACGACATCGAAGGCTTTGTCCCCGTCAGCCAGTTGAACCCGGAAGGCACGGTGACCAACCCGGCCGACTTCACGTACGAAGCGATGAACTTCGTGATGCGCGTGTTGGAAGTGGATCCCATCCACCGCCGCATCGTGCTCGCCGTGACGTCGATCCCGGAAGAGCAGCCGCCCAAGCCGGCCGAGCCGAGCAAGGTGCACAGCTCCGAAGACGAACTCGGTCTCTAA
- the aroA gene encoding 3-phosphoshikimate 1-carboxyvinyltransferase, translating into MAALKRRAPLHVAGTIRAPGDKSISHRALIFAALADGETRVRDILASADVHATASALRAMGVSIPELSTDFVVRGHGIAALTSPARAFDCANSGTTTRLLCGLLAGLPGRSARFEGDASLSRRPMRRVASPLASMGAHIDFEGAPGHDGLPMRVHGAQLRGTNYVSAHASAQVKGALLLAGLASGVEVVVEEPYRSRDHSERMLLARGVALEVSERSVRLPAAQQVTAADVVVPSDPSSATFFAALAALADSGELRLENVCLNPTRTGAFDVLQRMGVSLDVSEQRLVGGELIGTIVVRPEALNGTTIEGAEIPRCIDELPMLACLASQAAGETRIADAAELRVKESDRIRAVVDNLRTLGVDAEELPDGMRIIGSRTPLRGHVITHGDHRLAMAFGVLGAIPGNQITIDDPACVDVSYPRFWQDLAAAVGQGDAGVDVRQTTASGAAVGTPLTIAIDGPAASGKSSTAQWVAQKLGVRHVDSGAFYRAITYLALSTCGDPESWVADDVLANAPRISWRLTERSVLPLIDDIDQDTALRDAPVTRQVSRVAQMLAVREWVNQMVRSAGAAVDVVVDGRDIGTTVFPDAQLKVFLVADSWERARRRLVQRLRRRPTDAEIAEETEELVARDAKDATQSAPARDAITIDTTTVTQEEQVERIVALARATRERMVRPT; encoded by the coding sequence GTGGCTGCGTTGAAACGCCGCGCGCCGCTGCATGTGGCGGGGACCATCAGGGCGCCCGGTGACAAGTCCATCAGTCATCGGGCGCTCATCTTCGCCGCGTTGGCAGACGGTGAGACACGCGTGCGCGATATTCTCGCGTCGGCCGATGTGCACGCCACCGCTTCGGCATTGCGTGCGATGGGGGTCTCCATCCCCGAGCTGAGCACCGACTTTGTCGTGCGTGGGCATGGTATCGCAGCACTCACGTCTCCCGCGCGCGCGTTCGACTGCGCCAACAGCGGCACCACGACGCGCCTGTTGTGTGGGCTTCTGGCCGGCCTGCCCGGGCGCAGTGCGCGCTTTGAAGGCGACGCGAGCCTGAGTCGTCGTCCGATGCGTCGGGTGGCGTCACCGCTCGCGTCGATGGGCGCGCACATCGATTTTGAAGGCGCACCGGGTCACGATGGTCTGCCCATGCGGGTGCACGGGGCGCAGTTGCGCGGCACCAACTATGTGAGTGCACACGCCAGCGCCCAAGTGAAAGGCGCCTTGCTGCTGGCGGGGTTGGCGTCCGGTGTGGAGGTCGTGGTCGAAGAACCGTACCGCTCACGCGATCACAGCGAGCGCATGTTGTTGGCGCGTGGTGTGGCGCTCGAGGTGTCGGAGCGCAGCGTGCGTCTGCCGGCCGCACAGCAGGTGACCGCCGCCGATGTGGTGGTGCCCTCCGATCCTTCGTCGGCAACGTTTTTTGCCGCGCTGGCCGCGCTGGCCGATTCGGGAGAGCTGCGACTCGAAAACGTGTGCCTCAACCCCACACGGACCGGCGCGTTCGATGTGCTGCAGCGCATGGGCGTGTCGCTCGATGTGTCAGAGCAGCGTTTGGTGGGCGGAGAGCTCATTGGCACCATCGTCGTGCGTCCGGAAGCACTGAACGGCACCACCATCGAAGGCGCAGAGATTCCACGGTGCATCGATGAGCTGCCCATGCTGGCGTGCCTCGCATCCCAGGCCGCAGGCGAAACGCGTATTGCCGATGCCGCAGAACTGCGCGTGAAAGAGAGCGACCGTATTCGCGCCGTGGTCGACAATCTGCGCACGTTGGGCGTGGACGCCGAGGAGTTGCCGGACGGTATGCGCATCATCGGCAGCCGCACGCCACTGCGTGGTCATGTCATCACGCATGGCGATCATCGGCTGGCGATGGCCTTTGGTGTATTGGGCGCCATTCCCGGCAACCAGATCACCATCGACGATCCGGCGTGTGTGGATGTGTCCTATCCGCGGTTCTGGCAGGATCTGGCCGCGGCCGTGGGGCAGGGCGATGCCGGGGTCGACGTTCGTCAGACCACCGCTTCGGGGGCTGCCGTTGGCACGCCGCTGACGATCGCCATCGATGGACCGGCGGCGTCGGGCAAGAGCTCCACGGCCCAGTGGGTGGCCCAGAAGCTCGGGGTGCGTCACGTGGATTCGGGCGCGTTCTACCGGGCGATCACCTATCTGGCGCTGTCCACCTGCGGCGACCCGGAGTCCTGGGTGGCAGACGACGTGCTGGCCAATGCCCCCCGCATCTCGTGGCGTCTGACCGAACGGTCGGTGTTGCCCCTGATCGACGACATCGACCAGGACACCGCGCTCCGTGATGCGCCGGTGACTCGGCAGGTATCGCGGGTCGCCCAGATGCTGGCCGTGCGTGAGTGGGTGAACCAGATGGTCCGCAGCGCCGGGGCAGCGGTGGATGTGGTGGTGGACGGCCGGGATATCGGGACCACGGTGTTTCCGGACGCCCAGCTCAAGGTCTTCCTGGTGGCGGATTCGTGGGAGCGTGCCCGTCGGCGGCTGGTGCAGCGTTTGCGGCGTCGCCCGACCGATGCCGAGATCGCCGAAGAAACGGAAGAGCTCGTCGCCCGCGATGCCAAGGACGCGACCCAGAGCGCACCGGCCCGGGATGCCATCACCATCGACACCACGACGGTGACCCAGGAGGAGCAGGTGGAGCGCATCGTGGCACTGGCCCGGGCCACCCGGGAGCGGATGGTCCGGCCGACCTGA
- a CDS encoding 2,3,4,5-tetrahydropyridine-2,6-dicarboxylate N-succinyltransferase — MAFSIADLEARCNDPLLLDSGAPLVADAQQLFDATMAHLERGDVRAAARDADGTWHAVPWVKRAILLGFRLGRVVEMGGAGAFNFFDKHTFPAREFRVENQVRIVPGGSTIRRGAYLAPGVVCMPPMYVNVGAYVGRGTMIDSHALVGSCAQIGERVHLSAAAQIGGVLEPINASPVVIEDDVVVGGNCGVYEGTVVRTKAVLAAGVVLTRGTPVYDLVNETVLRATADQPLIIPEGAVVVPGARRVSSPFGEAQGLSLQTPVIVKYRDDRTDASTALEAWLR; from the coding sequence ATGGCCTTCTCCATCGCCGATCTCGAAGCGCGCTGTAACGACCCCCTGCTGCTCGACAGCGGAGCGCCGCTCGTCGCCGACGCGCAACAGTTGTTCGACGCCACCATGGCCCATCTCGAGCGCGGCGATGTGCGCGCCGCAGCACGTGATGCCGACGGCACCTGGCATGCCGTGCCGTGGGTGAAGCGCGCCATCCTGCTCGGCTTCCGTCTCGGCCGCGTGGTGGAGATGGGCGGTGCAGGCGCTTTCAACTTTTTCGACAAGCATACTTTCCCGGCCCGTGAGTTCCGGGTCGAAAACCAGGTGCGCATCGTCCCGGGCGGTTCGACGATCCGCCGAGGTGCCTATCTGGCGCCGGGTGTGGTGTGCATGCCGCCGATGTATGTGAATGTCGGCGCGTACGTGGGTCGTGGCACGATGATCGATTCGCACGCACTGGTGGGTAGCTGCGCGCAGATCGGCGAGCGGGTGCACCTGAGCGCTGCCGCGCAGATCGGCGGGGTGCTGGAGCCGATCAACGCATCGCCCGTGGTCATCGAAGACGACGTGGTGGTGGGTGGCAACTGCGGCGTGTACGAAGGCACCGTGGTGCGCACGAAGGCCGTACTCGCGGCGGGTGTCGTGCTCACACGCGGCACGCCGGTGTACGATCTCGTGAATGAAACCGTGCTTCGTGCGACGGCCGACCAGCCGCTCATTATTCCCGAAGGGGCCGTCGTGGTACCGGGTGCGCGTCGTGTGTCCTCGCCGTTCGGCGAAGCGCAGGGCCTGTCGCTGCAGACACCCGTTATCGTGAAGTATCGCGACGATCGCACGGACGCCTCCACCGCGCTGGAGGCGTGGCTGCGTTGA
- the dapA gene encoding 4-hydroxy-tetrahydrodipicolinate synthase, with product MTSRLRGCGTALVTPFTTGGVLDEDALRALVDWQIAQGMHMLIPCGSTGEAVTLSAAEHRRVVEITVEQVNGRIPVIAGAGSNDTQKAITLSREMQAIGATHLLHVTPMYNKPPQRALVAHFRAIADACDLPIVIYNVPGRTGVNLEARTCLELAADPRFVAVKEASGSVAQIAAIIRDRPEHFAVLSGDDGLTLAVMAHGGEGVISVVSNVAPGIMVALCEAMERGDLAAARALDTRIAPLIDAAFVESNPIPAKAMLSMMGRMTETLRLPLVPLADVHRPRVRDILLQVGALAS from the coding sequence ATGACCTCCCGACTTCGTGGTTGTGGGACCGCGCTGGTCACGCCGTTCACAACTGGTGGCGTGCTGGATGAAGACGCACTCCGTGCACTCGTCGACTGGCAGATCGCGCAGGGCATGCACATGCTGATCCCCTGCGGATCCACCGGTGAAGCCGTCACACTCTCGGCGGCCGAACATCGGCGCGTGGTGGAGATCACGGTGGAGCAGGTGAACGGACGCATCCCGGTGATCGCCGGTGCCGGCTCGAACGATACGCAAAAGGCCATCACGCTGTCCCGCGAGATGCAGGCGATTGGCGCGACCCATCTGCTGCATGTCACGCCGATGTACAACAAGCCGCCGCAGCGCGCGTTGGTGGCGCACTTCCGGGCCATTGCCGATGCCTGCGATCTGCCCATCGTCATCTACAACGTGCCGGGCCGCACGGGCGTGAATCTCGAGGCCCGCACCTGCCTCGAACTCGCCGCCGATCCCCGGTTTGTCGCGGTGAAGGAAGCGTCTGGTAGCGTGGCGCAGATCGCCGCCATCATCCGTGACCGTCCTGAGCACTTCGCCGTGCTGTCGGGCGATGATGGGCTCACGCTGGCCGTGATGGCACATGGGGGCGAAGGCGTGATCTCCGTGGTGTCCAACGTGGCACCGGGCATCATGGTGGCGCTCTGCGAGGCCATGGAGCGCGGAGACCTCGCGGCGGCGCGGGCGCTCGATACCCGTATCGCGCCACTCATCGATGCGGCGTTCGTCGAGTCCAATCCCATCCCCGCGAAGGCCATGCTGTCCATGATGGGACGCATGACCGAGACGCTGCGCCTGCCGCTCGTCCCGCTGGCGGACGTGCATCGCCCGCGAGTTCGCGACATTCTTCTGCAGGTCGGCGCGCTCGCGTCCTGA
- a CDS encoding 4-hydroxy-tetrahydrodipicolinate reductase: MTVDRTTDGASGLPIALVGMGKMGRAIDALATGRGCDVVARLGADAMAQATVGTLGGARVAIEFTHPEAALANARTLLSLGCPVVVGTTGWTAALDQLEDAVRTTGTPALWAPNFSVGVQLFLAIAEDAARRLRDVEGFDTHVVETHHTAKKDAPSGTGIAIAERLAVGLGHDVPVSSVRVGSVPGTHEILLDAPFEQIRLVHEARDRRVFADGALTAARWLARQTTPALYTMRDVLRATPTP, translated from the coding sequence ATGACCGTCGATCGAACTACGGACGGCGCGTCCGGTCTGCCCATTGCCTTGGTCGGCATGGGAAAGATGGGACGCGCCATCGATGCCCTCGCCACAGGGCGTGGTTGTGATGTCGTGGCGCGCCTCGGGGCCGATGCGATGGCGCAGGCCACCGTGGGCACACTGGGTGGAGCACGAGTCGCCATTGAATTCACGCATCCAGAGGCCGCACTCGCCAACGCCCGCACACTGCTGTCGCTCGGATGTCCGGTCGTCGTTGGCACCACGGGATGGACCGCCGCGCTCGATCAGCTCGAAGACGCGGTGCGCACCACCGGCACCCCCGCGTTGTGGGCGCCGAACTTCTCGGTGGGTGTGCAACTGTTTCTCGCGATCGCTGAGGATGCCGCGCGTCGCCTGCGTGACGTGGAGGGGTTCGACACGCACGTCGTGGAAACCCATCACACGGCCAAAAAAGACGCGCCCTCCGGCACGGGCATTGCCATTGCCGAGCGGCTCGCGGTTGGACTGGGCCATGACGTGCCAGTGAGCAGTGTGCGTGTGGGATCGGTGCCCGGCACACACGAAATTTTGCTCGATGCCCCCTTCGAGCAGATCCGCCTTGTCCATGAAGCGCGCGATCGTCGCGTATTCGCGGACGGTGCGTTGACGGCCGCCCGCTGGTTGGCCCGTCAGACCACACCCGCGTTGTACACCATGCGCGATGTGCTGCGCGCCACGCCCACTCCCTGA
- the lysC gene encoding lysine-sensitive aspartokinase 3 → MIVCKFGGTSVADATAIRRVIEIVTSKQAQQPIVVVSALGGATNLLLDLAHKAAAGELLTALQIVEQLRDRHLTETAALLGDSPEAADLAVDIGAAFDELAHLAEAFRTLGYLTPRSLDTVAALGELLSSQIVAAAFRTAGYPGVYVDARDVMRTNDYFTRAEPDIDGIAAASQERLVPLLQQGKIPVMGGFVGAAPGRVTTTLGRGGSDFSASLVGAAVDATAIEIWTDVDGMLTADPRVIPSAQLIEHISFDEAAELAAFGAKVLHPSTIAPAVQRGIPVYVFNSRKPDGKGTMIAFDAPRLPVRAIAGKRNATLVKLRSSRMLLAPGFLRRVFEVFENHRTSVDVVTTSEVSVSVTLDDTKHLGAILQDLAAFGDVAVERRAGVVAIVGAGIADGSRAIADAIAALGPIPVHMASLSATGINVTLVIDDDQVVPAMQRLHATFFEDAS, encoded by the coding sequence GTGATCGTCTGCAAGTTCGGAGGGACCTCGGTCGCTGACGCGACTGCCATTCGTCGCGTCATCGAAATCGTCACCAGCAAGCAGGCGCAGCAACCCATCGTCGTGGTGTCCGCCCTCGGCGGCGCCACGAACCTCCTGCTCGACCTGGCACACAAGGCCGCAGCCGGTGAGCTGCTCACCGCGTTGCAGATCGTGGAGCAACTGCGCGATCGGCACCTCACCGAAACCGCGGCGTTGCTTGGTGATTCGCCGGAGGCGGCCGATCTGGCCGTCGACATCGGCGCAGCATTCGACGAGCTCGCACATCTGGCCGAAGCGTTTCGCACACTCGGCTATCTCACACCGCGCTCCCTCGACACCGTCGCGGCGCTCGGGGAGTTGTTGTCGTCGCAGATCGTGGCTGCCGCCTTTCGTACGGCGGGATATCCGGGCGTGTATGTCGATGCGCGTGATGTCATGCGCACCAACGACTACTTCACGCGCGCCGAGCCCGATATCGACGGCATCGCCGCGGCGTCGCAGGAACGTCTGGTGCCGCTGCTGCAGCAGGGAAAGATCCCGGTCATGGGCGGCTTTGTCGGTGCTGCGCCCGGACGGGTGACCACCACGCTCGGCCGCGGCGGCTCGGATTTTTCCGCATCACTCGTTGGCGCGGCCGTCGACGCCACCGCCATCGAGATCTGGACCGATGTGGACGGCATGCTCACAGCCGACCCGCGCGTGATTCCGAGCGCGCAGCTCATCGAGCACATCAGCTTCGACGAAGCCGCCGAACTCGCAGCGTTTGGTGCGAAGGTGTTGCACCCGTCCACCATCGCGCCTGCGGTGCAGCGCGGGATTCCGGTGTACGTGTTCAATTCGCGCAAGCCGGACGGCAAAGGCACCATGATCGCCTTCGATGCGCCGCGCCTTCCCGTGCGAGCCATCGCCGGCAAGCGCAACGCCACGCTGGTCAAGTTGCGCTCGTCGCGCATGCTGTTGGCCCCCGGCTTCCTGCGTCGGGTGTTCGAAGTGTTCGAAAATCACCGCACCTCGGTCGACGTGGTGACCACCTCGGAAGTCTCCGTGTCGGTCACACTCGACGACACCAAGCACCTGGGCGCCATTCTGCAGGATCTGGCCGCATTCGGTGATGTCGCCGTGGAGCGTCGCGCCGGTGTAGTGGCCATCGTGGGCGCGGGCATTGCCGATGGCAGCCGCGCGATTGCCGATGCCATCGCGGCGCTGGGGCCGATCCCGGTGCACATGGCCTCGCTGAGCGCCACGGGCATCAATGTCACGTTGGTCATCGACGACGATCAGGTCGTGCCGGCCATGCAGCGCCTGCATGCCACGTTCTTCGAGGACGCATCATGA
- the asd gene encoding aspartate-semialdehyde dehydrogenase, giving the protein MTPSSTRWPVAVLGATGAVGQAFIRLLEGHPWFDLVEVAASERSAGKSYQEAAKWLEGVLPASVAGLTVKLCTPEQVTAPIVFSALDSGVAGDVEAAFARAGRLVLSNAKNYRMADDVPLVIPEVNGDHLALLAHQRQVRGWTGAIVTNANCATTVIAAALAPLHQAFGVTKVFATTMQAVSGAGYPGVASLDILGNVIPYIGDEEPKIETELVKLLGTFDGTRIKHADIITSAHANRVPVEHGHTVCLSVAFERKPTPEQALDVLRNWTGHAAVKGLPSAPEPALIIRDENDRPQPRRDVDRGNGMATTIGRVRADHLFDLRLVAMSHNVVRGAAGGSILNAELLAASGQLAGIGAP; this is encoded by the coding sequence ATGACACCCTCATCCACTCGCTGGCCGGTCGCCGTTCTGGGCGCCACCGGTGCCGTCGGGCAGGCGTTCATCCGCCTGCTTGAAGGCCATCCCTGGTTCGATCTCGTCGAAGTCGCTGCCTCCGAGCGCAGCGCGGGCAAATCGTATCAAGAGGCGGCGAAATGGCTGGAGGGTGTGCTCCCGGCATCGGTGGCGGGGCTCACCGTAAAGCTGTGCACCCCCGAGCAGGTCACGGCGCCGATCGTCTTCTCGGCGCTCGATTCCGGTGTAGCGGGTGATGTGGAGGCCGCGTTCGCACGCGCTGGTCGCCTCGTGCTGTCGAACGCCAAGAACTACCGCATGGCCGACGATGTGCCACTGGTGATCCCCGAAGTGAACGGGGACCATCTGGCGTTGCTCGCCCATCAGCGTCAGGTGCGCGGATGGACGGGGGCCATTGTCACGAACGCCAACTGCGCCACCACGGTCATCGCGGCCGCGCTGGCGCCGTTGCATCAGGCCTTTGGTGTCACCAAGGTCTTCGCCACCACCATGCAGGCCGTGTCCGGCGCCGGGTATCCCGGTGTGGCATCACTCGACATCCTGGGCAACGTCATCCCGTACATCGGCGATGAAGAGCCCAAGATCGAAACCGAGCTCGTGAAACTGCTCGGCACGTTCGATGGGACGCGCATCAAGCATGCCGACATCATCACCAGCGCCCACGCCAACCGGGTGCCGGTGGAGCATGGCCACACCGTGTGCCTGTCGGTCGCGTTCGAACGCAAGCCCACGCCGGAGCAGGCCCTCGACGTGCTGCGCAACTGGACCGGCCATGCGGCGGTGAAGGGACTGCCGTCAGCACCGGAACCGGCGCTCATCATTCGTGACGAAAACGACCGCCCGCAGCCGCGTCGTGATGTGGATCGCGGCAACGGCATGGCGACCACGATTGGTCGCGTGCGCGCCGATCACCTGTTCGACCTGCGCCTCGTGGCCATGTCGCACAACGTCGTGCGTGGCGCCGCCGGTGGCTCGATCCTCAACGCCGAATTGCTCGCTGCCTCGGGGCAGCTCGCGGGGATCGGTGCCCCGTGA
- a CDS encoding M20/M25/M40 family metallo-hydrolase: MSDVVALASEMLSIDSTTGRERDVVEFTANWLIEHGWNVTLQEVEPGRSNVWASRRGGGVTLSTHLDTVPPFVPPRLDGSRLYGRGSSDAKGIAAAMMIAAQRLADAGEERVDLLFVVGEEKGSPGARAANRLEPTSKWLVNGEPTESKLASGCKGAQRVIVRVRGREAHSAYAHLGSSALEPLLELLPRLRDLPLPVDPILGPTTYNIGVLRAGTEANIVPGHAEAEIMIRLVGDIEPVKRLFAEWAGDRVELVWGSHIPAQHFQVINGFEVEPVAYTSDIPLLDRWGTPLLFGPGSIHVAHTPIEYIDVAELDASVDAYVRIVRTLLA, from the coding sequence ATGTCCGACGTCGTGGCGCTGGCCTCCGAGATGCTCTCCATCGACTCCACCACCGGTCGCGAACGCGACGTGGTGGAGTTCACTGCCAACTGGCTCATCGAGCACGGTTGGAATGTCACCCTCCAGGAAGTGGAGCCGGGGCGGTCCAACGTCTGGGCATCGCGACGCGGTGGCGGGGTGACCCTGTCCACGCACCTCGATACGGTGCCGCCCTTTGTGCCGCCTCGGCTCGATGGCAGCCGCCTCTATGGCCGGGGATCTTCGGACGCCAAGGGCATCGCGGCAGCCATGATGATCGCCGCCCAGCGCCTCGCTGACGCCGGTGAAGAACGGGTCGATCTGCTGTTCGTGGTCGGGGAAGAGAAGGGGTCGCCCGGCGCCCGCGCGGCGAACCGCCTCGAACCCACCAGCAAGTGGCTGGTGAATGGCGAACCCACCGAGAGCAAGCTGGCCTCCGGTTGCAAGGGAGCACAGCGCGTGATCGTGCGCGTACGCGGCCGCGAGGCCCACTCGGCCTACGCCCATCTGGGCAGCAGCGCCCTCGAGCCACTGCTGGAGCTGCTGCCGCGCCTGCGCGACCTGCCGCTGCCGGTCGATCCCATCCTCGGACCGACCACCTACAACATCGGCGTGCTGCGCGCCGGCACCGAGGCCAACATCGTGCCCGGCCACGCTGAGGCGGAGATCATGATCCGCCTCGTGGGAGACATCGAACCGGTCAAGCGGCTCTTCGCCGAATGGGCCGGTGACCGGGTGGAACTGGTGTGGGGCTCCCACATTCCGGCGCAGCATTTCCAGGTCATCAACGGGTTCGAGGTGGAGCCCGTTGCCTACACGAGCGACATCCCACTGCTTGATCGCTGGGGAACGCCGCTCCTCTTTGGGCCCGGATCCATTCACGTGGCCCATACGCCCATCGAATACATCGATGTGGCAGAACTCGACGCGTCGGTTGACGCGTACGTGAGAATCGTCCGCACTCTGCTCGCATGA
- a CDS encoding DUF7448 domain-containing protein, whose translation MSYGDAWSNRCPFSTLLGKTVTHISGLEAGSDRVVFDCADGTQFTMAHQQDCCESVSIDDVVGHAADLIGSPLTMADEVDYDGQRQSQYDESFTWTFYKLATIKGYVDIRWYGTSNGYYSESVDFWQSGGVTP comes from the coding sequence ATGAGCTACGGCGACGCATGGAGCAACAGGTGCCCGTTCTCAACCCTGCTGGGCAAGACCGTCACCCACATCAGTGGCCTGGAAGCCGGGAGCGACCGTGTGGTGTTCGACTGCGCCGACGGGACGCAGTTCACGATGGCGCACCAGCAGGATTGCTGCGAGTCGGTGTCTATCGACGACGTGGTGGGGCATGCGGCCGATCTGATCGGTTCGCCCCTCACGATGGCGGACGAGGTGGACTACGACGGTCAGAGGCAGAGCCAGTACGACGAATCGTTTACCTGGACGTTCTACAAGCTCGCGACGATCAAGGGCTACGTGGACATCCGCTGGTACGGTACGTCGAACGGCTACTACAGCGAGTCGGTCGACTTCTGGCAGAGCGGTGGGGTGACCCCATGA
- a CDS encoding DUF4031 domain-containing protein: MAVYVDNFAAQFGRMKMCHMMADTHEELVAMADTIGVDRKWIQDAGTHREHFDICKSKRAKAVAAGAQEVRITELGSIMRRKKEAGAPEVGNG; encoded by the coding sequence ATGGCCGTCTACGTCGACAACTTCGCCGCGCAGTTCGGCCGCATGAAGATGTGCCACATGATGGCGGACACGCATGAGGAACTCGTGGCCATGGCCGATACCATCGGCGTGGATCGCAAGTGGATTCAGGACGCTGGTACACACCGAGAGCACTTCGACATCTGCAAGAGCAAGCGTGCAAAGGCGGTCGCGGCGGGCGCGCAGGAAGTGCGTATCACGGAGCTTGGCTCCATCATGCGCCGCAAGAAGGAAGCGGGCGCGCCGGAGGTGGGGAATGGGTAA